The DNA sequence tgtattttatataagagaaACTATAAGTCTGTAAGGGAAGATGGCTGATTTCTTAGAATCAGAGGCAGAGGAGAGCGAGGTTAGTGAAACTTTTAGATTACGCTATGTTTTTACATGAATTTCCGAGTGTGTTTTTGTTCTAAATTCACGACATTCCTTTTAATATTGTAGTTGGATTCTGAAGAGGATGATCAACCAGCCGAACGCAAAAAGCCAAAGCGTAAAGCTGCAGTACAAAGTGACGATGAGgatgaagaagaagaaggTTTGTACCCAATTAAGACTCGTTAACGTGTAAATGATGCTTTGATTCAAAAGGCttatacacaattttaaacttagtatttatataagtttatatatcattcaacactaaaatatcttttaaatattctagttTAGACTGCATAAATTTGTGATAAACTTGCAGGTCTTTGGAAATTTCATTCTTTTAAGGTTATTTACTGTACTATTTgtaattcttaataaaaaaggagaaatacatgttttgtataattttttcactGCATCATACTGTCAACTGTCTTTCCCAtacttacattaataattgacttttaataaaaatttaggtCAAAGTTCTTGACTGCTTTTTAATTCACTTATTTTGGTCCTTATTggcttaaaatttaataattacataaaaactaaaagaaGATCATGCATGACAAGGGTGTAtaacatttctattatattctatagttatttattatgtgttatgaaataccttttatttattttaaaacatatgttAAACTAATTCTTTTGGATCAataatcatttcattattgtaGATGATGAAGAACGTCTCAGAGAAGAACTAAAGGATCTCATTGATGATGCTCCAATTGAAGAGTCGGGCAGTGATGGTGAAGACTCAGATGCAAGTGTAGGGCCTAAGAAAAGGAAGAAAAGTGATGATGAGTTAGATGATAGGCTTGAAGACGAAgattatgatttaattgaaGAGAATTTGGGTGTGAAAGTTGCTAGagtaagttattaatataatgttcttTTAAGAGTAAAATTTTCCTGtttccatttttttctttttataaataaatttagttttaatattatattatacctattattcattttttttgtcataaaaatcCTATCTTTGTTGATCTACtgtattgtttcattttttggAAGCAAATGTTTTTCTAATCCCTTCTATTCTTTCTTTTCACACAATACAGCCATTTGATATGTAGTTGCGGATACATGCCTGCattgataaatgtttatttttatatcattttttttttgtagaataaaTTCAAACGTCTTAGACGCCTAGAGGATGATGATAGTGATAATGAGGGCGCAGATGATCCTGATTTAGAAAGAGAAGTAATTGCGGAAAAGCTCTTTGTTGGTGGATCTGATGAGGTGTGTATATGACTGACAATATAAATcttaatcttaaattaaatattaattatgaatgggtaagttaatatttaattaaaatagtcaCCAAAAGATATATGAATGGCTTGGCTCAGGTAGACCCCCTTTCTTATTGTTAACAGTCATTATGTGATACCCTAACATTAtgtttgaaattaatgaaagagaaaaatttatgtataaacatgACTAACTTTAGTATGTCGAATAagtcaataaacaataaaatatatgattttttctttaacttcCTCATGTTATaagatttgtataaattaatttaaatttatgtgccaagaaaaaatacataaattggaataaaaagaaCTGTTTTTTGGTTGAATTGATTTTACTAGGAGGATGAAAATCGCTCAGAATCAGCCGCGCCGAGGGAGGTGGAATATGATGACGAAAATGAGGACATGGAGTCAGATGCTGATGACTTCAttgttgatgatgatggtaGACCTATTGCTGAACGGAAAAAGAAGCGGAAACCAATATTTACTGATGCGTAAGTAAAATtctcctttttatttattttttaattcacatgtaggatattttgatttgaaaaaatttttgttcCTTTCTTGTTAGACAATTAATGTTTCTCTGCATAGACGATTAATGCTCTTTTACTTTCTCTgacaaaaaacttaaaaataaactccTTTTATTAGATCATTGCAAGAAGGTCAAGATATTTTTGGAGTGGACTTTGATTATgatgaatttgaaaaatatggtGAAGAGGATTATGAGGATGAAGAGGATGAAGATTTGGATGAATACATTGAAgatgaagaagaagaaggTATGACATTTTCAGTTACCTGTATTCACATCATATCTCTAATAAAGTTTAACTTTACAtatcattttgttttcattcatCATATATTGGGTCAAGTGGGTCTCTATGAAAcatgtgtttaataaaacatatatgtgTACAAAATGACAAGACATTTTCATGTGAGAAAGCAACAAACATCCTTCCTCCCGAAAAAGAATAGAGAAGAGAATAGAATAAGAATAGTACAACTTGTATGTTTTGACTACATCtgtaaaaaaaagtcataagTAATGAATTTACGACATGTTTAAGGCTTATTTGgttaaagcattttaaattaatatattattttaaggtgAGAGACGCAGAACTAAAAAGGGAAAACCAAAACGTCCAAGCAAGAAGTCCATATTTGAGATATATGAGCCGAGCGAATTGAAGAGAAGTCATTTCACTGATTTGGACAATGAGGTTTGTGGATACTGTAATAggagtataattttttttagaatgaTAACTTATGTATtgtgaatttttatacatagtgaagaaataatcaattttactCGGTAACTTGTACAATATAATgacattaatgtttttatttcattgaattctAATTTCTTCCTTTGATAACATATaagactttaattaatttttcctaACTTTATTAGATCCGTAAAACAGATGTTCCTGAGCGTATGCAAATACGTGATGTGCCGATAACTGCAGTAGAAGAAGGTAGCACTGAGTTGGAGGATGAAGCAGAGTGGATTTATAAGCAGGCATTCTTGAAGCCACCAGTGTCCAAGGCAGATGCGCAGGAGGCTAGGGATAGATCGAGACggtatagaatataattaattagataaaaatatgataaaatgcTTTCAAAATTTACCAGTTGTACAGCAGTTTGGTTGCAAGATTGTTGACTTCAACTATTTTTTTGAATCATAGATTTAaagttttgagtttgagtcGATTCATATAGATTGGTGCTTCAATGTATTAAGAAgttaagaattataaaatttcatattttttatggatgGATGATGATACaaacttgaatattttttgacatTATAAGAAGATATATCGTTAAGAAggtgctatttttttttttttattccttgaTTCTTTGCAGAGGTTCAAGTACAGTAGTGAAGATTCGGCAAGCATTGGACTTCATGCGAAACCAGACATTGGAAGTACCATTCATAGCATTTTATAGAAAGGAGTATGTTCAGCCGGAGTTGAGCATTAATGATCTGTGGAAGGTGTATAAATATGATGCAAaggtatgatatattttatacactcTTATCATACATATGACAtcgttaaaaatttgtttaagtaGAGCCTTTGAAACCATTCATTTCTCAAAGATGTTATCTTTTTGTTTCTAAACTATATTTGAGTATGTGATTTCATAATTGCTAACCTATGTTATTGAAAACAAGTTTTTGTTAACATGCTTTGACCAggaaaaaactataaatacaaggagtataattagtaaatattatttcgcaGTGGTGCCAACTAAAGCAACGCAAAGAGAATCTACTGAAACTCTTGGAGAACATGCGAGAGTTTCAGCTCGATAAAGTTATGGCGGATCCTGACGCGCCCATACCTGATACCATGAGACTTATTAAGGATGAAGATATTGAGAGGTTTGTTGGAGAATGttagcaaaatatttttttttattttaatatcgggagaaaaatgaatttttggGGTTCCTATATTGTACATAATGTCGTGTTATTCTTAATGTactctacataatatatagatattaataaataaatagtgaatGGGTGGTATGTAACTTACGTGCtccatttaaaattagatattattgatatcatataagatttttgtattctttCTTGTCTgtgattttaaagtttttatatataataacttttattaattatatttcattttataaataaaattgtggcTTGCAATGAAATGATTGTCATTTTCCTAGGCTGAAAAACGTACAAACACCAGAGGAATTGCGCGACGTGCACACGCACTTCCTGTTGTATTATTCACACGATCTGCCCGAGATGCAGAAAGTGCAGCGTGCCAAAGAGAAGAAAAGACAAATAGAGGAGAAGAAGTAAGAATAATCGTAGAggattatttagaaaatattaatctgTAAAAGATAATTTCGCTGactttagtatattatatttaattccgTTCGTTCTAATTAcacagctttcaaatatagccgttatatcctactaatatgataaatgcgaaagtttataagaagGTATTGATGTTTGAAACCTTTTACGCGAAAACAGCGCAtcatatctgtatgaaatttggtgtagAGATAGACTTTAGTCTGGTAtaattgttactttttatctgGGTACCGAGtacgcgagtgaagccgcggTATAGAGTTAATAACTTAAAGGAAATATTGACTAACATTTTTGCTTCTTCTAGCCGCTAGtcatacaaacatactatAGTAATGATAGTAcaagtacattttaaattaagtagtAACTCAGTTTTTCATTAATCATAGAAAACAAGCTCGGGAAGAAGCCGAGAAGAACGGTGAGGATCCAGACGAAGCGGCTGCAGCAGTGGAGGCTGCACTCCCGGATGAGGAGGAGCCCACGGAGGTGAAGTATGCAGTGCGCTCGGGGCCGTATGAGCTGTGCAGGAAGGCGGGACTTGgttggtttttaaatttttttcttacttgAAGTTAATGCTACTgcagaaatgtaaaaaatatttagtatcaGTATTTTATTCAGTNNNNNNNNNNNNNNNNNNNNNNNNNNNNTTTTCTGTTTTGTGTCCTACTTGTGTATTTCCTGTAAATGGACCCTAATTGACCAAGCTGACCTAAAGTGATACCAACCCAAAGTGGTGCTGACCCAAAGTGGTGGTGTGGTTCCCCAGAGCCGCTGGTGCGCAAGTTCGGTCTGTCGGCGGAGCAGTTCGCGGAGAACGTGCGCGACAACTACCAGCGGCACGAGGTGGAGCAGCCGCCCGTGCCGCCGCTCGACGCCGCGCAGGAATATGTGAGCGatacttgtatatataataaacataataaaaataataaacatgtatatatatatatatacatatacatgttTTCCTATGAAGCTTTGTCACGCTCgggaacggctggaccgatttaaaaaattcttccaACATTAGAAAGTTGtaattacactgagtgacataggctatattatgtaccacgggtgaaactgctagtttaatataaagctggagagtttgttttatttgggCCCGacttggatgaaatttgatacagagatgGTTTGACAACAGACAAAGGTTTATCCCGGGAATTCCATTGTAACGGCaactatgaaaaaaaactcCGATAGTCTGTGTTTGATGTTTAGTAGTATTATAGTTGATTTTTCTATGATTCCTAAAGAATAGAGAATTATCTTGTCGACTTAGTTCACATTTGAAACAATAGAGATTTTTTGCATTGCCAACATCTATCCTCTCTCATCTCCCGTAAGAGTCATTTAAGTGCCAAAAGTATTGTAAAGTACGATCGCGAACTACGAAGAATTTCTTACCTGCTGTGTAGCCCATCTCTGTTGCTTCCGCGGAAAAATGATGCGTTCGTTTCGCTCAGAACGAGCGCCATAGCCCTGGCGCGACGGGCCGCCGCGTTTAGTTTAACGCAGGAGCGAGCGAGATAGGAAATGCACGTGGGTGAATGTGTGAGTGGGTCGGcaggcgggcgcgggcgggtCGGCGGGGGGGGCGGCGGAGGCGGTGCGGCGCGCGGTGTACATGTGCGGCGTGCAGCTGGCGCGCGAGCCGCTGCTGCGCGCCACGCTGCGCGACGCGCTGCGCGAGCGCGCCACGCTCACCGTGCGCCCCACCGCCAAGGGGCTCAAGATGATCGACGAGACGCACTGCTGCTGCAGGTGACTCTATGTATAGGAATATGACGGTCGATCATGTCAAATTGTTATTGGAAAAGCTAAGCTACTTAATTTTATGGTTAATttccggaggcccatatccttttccttacccttcccagtcctttcctttattcctatcgcaaatcctttcttaatcccttcccaaaaagtcggcaatccatttgtcgaggcgtaaggtctgcaatggaccttatgcctctctaaatgttcatgggcggtggtagcgttaccatcagctccattgccgactgtaacataaaaaaaaatattaaatttgctatatataatatgttgataACAACATCGTcggtatgtgtgtgtttatatatGGTATTATTTTGACgagtacttttaattttatagaagcTCATTTTTGtcttatatatgaatatatacattgctcttatacataatatacgtaacgtaaaattataattattaaattgcatttcCACCAATCTTTCataattgttgtttgtaaGTTTTAATCAATTCTGTCGGTTTGACATAGGTCAAATCGAAACTAAAAGAGTTAGTTACATGCAAAAATGTAGGTGGTGCTAATAAAAGAGTGTTTAAAAGCGTGTGTAGGATTCGCAACAATATGTCATGAACAAtttgtaattcattttttCAGTTTGAAATATCTTAAGAATAAGCCAGTACGGGACTTGACTGGTGATCAATTTTTGAAACTGAGTATGGCTGCAGAGGATAAATTATTGGAGATCAGAATAAGTGAAAACATTGAGGGAAATACTAGTCCCAGTTACTTGGAAGAATTGAAGCAGCTATATcaaaaggtaaataaataaattaaaaatacaaggaAAATTTTTCTAAGCTTAAAACTAAGGAACTTCTGCAacatattgtatgtttatatataatgtgtttTACTCTCAAAAATCAACGTTTCCTAACCGTCGTCGTTAGTTATAACCTGCGTCATTAAGGAAACGAATCTAAAATGGCGGCACATATTCTATAAattcactttaaaaaataaaccagaATCAAAATTACTcaacaaaataatgataaatcaGGACGAATTCGCGGCCACGGTGCAAGCGTGGAACGACCTCCGCGCGGAAGCCGTGACGCTTGCCTTGACTAAGATCGTGATGCCGGAACTGCGGCGAGAGTTGCATGCCCAGCTATTGCAGGAATCCAAGGACTATGTGCTCAagtttgtatttgataatCTCAAAATTTCctagatttaaataacatttgtaaGGATTTTGAAGACACATTAAACACTTGTGTTATTCTAGATGCTGTCGGCGACGTCTCTATGATTGGTTGAAAGTTGCTCCATACGAATCGCGTATTTCAGAAGATGACGACGACGAATGGGATGCGTCTAACGGTTAGATATTTAGCATTTGTTTAACTGAACTTTTTTTAAGAGCCTTTGATGTGtgaaaaaaacagtttatatatactttaactAATACTGTAAAACGATGGTGAAACTATAAACATAATGATCCACCCTGAACACACCCCGTCCGTGTGTACCGTCAGCCGAACGTTTAAACACGCAGTAAGCGTTTGCAGGCGTGCGCGTGGTGTCGGTGGCGTACGTGCCGGAGCGGTCGCAGTGCGCGTTCGCGTGCGCGGTGGTGGGCGGCGGCGAGGTGGCCGACCACCTGCGCCTGCCGCACCTGCTGTGCCGCCGCACCGCCTGGGACCCGCTCGAGCGCCGCAACAAGGAGGCCGACCTCACCGCGCTGCGCAAGTGCGTCTGTCCAAACACTGATTTTATTCCCGTCTTGTATTATTTACTCATCGCTTTTTTCGTCAAAGTGTACATTGGTAAGAGTCCTATTTccgcaaatgttcatgggcggtggtaatcgctcaccatcaggcgaatcgCCAGCTCAGTTGGAGAGGCGCTCTTACAAGAGGAAAAAGTATGAAATCTGAAGATAATTTGTccagtaaattttatttaaaaataaaagaaacgacaaaaaaataaaagagttaAGTAGCCGTATAAATGAGCACTTTTACATCTTTCAGATTTATTCTACGAAAAAAACCTCACGTGATTGTGATTGGCGGTGAGTCGCGCGAGGCGTTGAACATTAAGGCTGACGTGTCAGAATGCATACAACAGTTGATAGAAGATGAACAGTTCCCTAGAATTCCAATAGAAATTGCTGATAACCACGTCAGCAAAATTTATAGCAACAGTATACGAGGAAGGGTGAGTTAGtgtttctttgaaataaactattgTTGCTACAGGAGAGTCGAACTCGCTTCTTATAGATGTGTCAtggaagtttttaatattttgaatgatgGGTCACTATATTGCCAACATatctattatttcatattgagTTTTAATGTTCATATTTAAGCCATTTTAAATGATGATGTTCTACAAAATAgatgatttattgttttagaatGACTTCAGAGAATATCCCGACGTACTCAGACAAGCAATATGCCAAGCGCGTTTATTGCAAGATCCTCTCATGGAAATCTCACAGCTCTGTGGGCCAGACGAAGAAATCCTTTGTCTGCGATACCATCCTCTACAAGACCAATTGAATAAAGAGGATCTACTCGAAGGCATTGAATTAGAATTTGTGAACAGAGTCAACGAAGTTGGTGTGGATGTTAACGAAGCAGTCTTAACTGGTCGAGGAACGGAACTTCTTCAGTTTGTTTGCGGTCTCGGACCGAGGAAAGCACAAGCGCTCATAAAactattcaaacaaacaaatcagaAGCTGGAAAATCGAACGCAATTGGTCACAGTTTGCCACATGGGACCGAAAGTGTTCATCAATTGTTCAgggtttattaaaatagatacgAATAGTCTTGGCGACAGTACTGAAGCGTACATAGAAGTTTTAGACGGTTCGAGGGTGCATCCAGAAACGTATGAGTGGGCGAGAAAAATGGCAGTGGACGCTTTGGAATACGAGGATGAAGATGCAAATCCTGCTGGAGCGCTGGAAGAGATTCTCGAAGCACCTGAGAGATTAAAAGATCTAGATCTGGATGCGTTCGCCGAAGAA is a window from the Zerene cesonia ecotype Mississippi unplaced genomic scaffold, Zerene_cesonia_1.1 Zces_u004, whole genome shotgun sequence genome containing:
- the LOC119838635 gene encoding transcription elongation factor SPT6 isoform X2, coding for MADFLESEAEESELDSEEDDQPAERKKPKRKAAVQSDDEDEEEEGERRRTKKGKPKRPSKKSIFEIYEPSELKRSHFTDLDNEIRKTDVPERMQIRDVPITAVEEGSTELEDEAEWIYKQAFLKPPVSKADAQEARDRSRRGSSTVVKIRQALDFMRNQTLEVPFIAFYRKEYVQPELSINDLWKVYKYDAKWCQLKQRKENLLKLLENMREFQLDKVMADPDAPIPDTMRLIKDEDIERLKNVQTPEELRDVHTHFLLYYSHDLPEMQKVQRAKEKKRQIEEKKKQAREEAEKNGEDPDEAAAAVEAALPDEEEPTEVKYAVRSGPYELCRKAGLEPLVRKFGLSAEQFAENVRDNYQRHEVEQPPVPPLDAAQEYAGAGGSAGGAAEAVRRAVYMCGVQLAREPLLRATLRDALRERATLTVRPTAKGLKMIDETHCCCSLKYLKNKPVRDLTGDQFLKLSMAAEDKLLEIRISENIEGNTSPSYLEELKQLYQKDEFAATVQAWNDLRAEAVTLALTKIVMPELRRELHAQLLQESKDYVLKCCRRRLYDWLKVAPYESRISEDDDDEWDASNGVRVVSVAYVPERSQCAFACAVVGGGEVADHLRLPHLLCRRTAWDPLERRNKEADLTALRKFILRKKPHVIVIGGESREALNIKADVSECIQQLIEDEQFPRIPIEIADNHVSKIYSNSIRGRNDFREYPDVLRQAICQARLLQDPLMEISQLCGPDEEILCLRYHPLQDQLNKEDLLEGIELEFVNRVNEVGVDVNEAVLTGRGTELLQFVCGLGPRKAQALIKLFKQTNQKLENRTQLVTVCHMGPKVFINCSGFIKIDTNSLGDSTEAYIEVLDGSRVHPETYEWARKMAVDALEYEDEDANPAGALEEILEAPERLKDLDLDAFAEELERQGFGNKSITLYDIRAELNSRYKDLRVPYRSPTPEELFDILTKESPETFYVGKMVLATVVGITHRKPQREMLDQANPVRNDETGLWECPFCHKNDFPELSEVWNHFDAGACPGQATGVRIRLDNGLSGYIHIKNLSDRHVTDPTERVRIGQTIHCRVLKIDVERFSVDCSSKSSDLLDKNNEWRPNKDPYYDQDSEEKDIRKDKESKQTKERMQYVKRVIVHPSFRNISFVEAEKLMEKMAQGEVIVRPSSKGSDHLTVTWKVAEGICQHIDVREEGKENAFSLGRSLWIQGSEFEDLDEIIARYVTPMAGHARDLIAYKYYKPLGGMRDKAEELLKEEKSKNANKIHYVISAAKNHPGRFLLSYLPRNKCTHEYVSVTPDGYKFRQRMFDSLGSLLKWFKEHFRDPPPSGTPVQRTPALRTPHGGMTSTMYHTPAAHTPAFHTPAHTPGPAYINTPYTPSAQTPYMTPFATTPRQPDFLTPVVPRHKAVPAYTEPSDWQKAAEDWVRHRSRDTPSTPREGRTPRADARATPRHDARATPRHDARATPRHDARATPRHDARATPRHDARGHSSGRSSRAHSARSTPHTNTSPRSMSLGDATPLYDEN
- the LOC119838635 gene encoding transcription elongation factor SPT6 isoform X1, encoding MADFLESEAEESELDSEEDDQPAERKKPKRKAAVQSDDEDEEEEDDEERLREELKDLIDDAPIEESGSDGEDSDASVGPKKRKKSDDELDDRLEDEDYDLIEENLGVKVARNKFKRLRRLEDDDSDNEGADDPDLEREVIAEKLFVGGSDEEDENRSESAAPREVEYDDENEDMESDADDFIVDDDGRPIAERKKKRKPIFTDASLQEGQDIFGVDFDYDEFEKYGEEDYEDEEDEDLDEYIEDEEEEGERRRTKKGKPKRPSKKSIFEIYEPSELKRSHFTDLDNEIRKTDVPERMQIRDVPITAVEEGSTELEDEAEWIYKQAFLKPPVSKADAQEARDRSRRGSSTVVKIRQALDFMRNQTLEVPFIAFYRKEYVQPELSINDLWKVYKYDAKWCQLKQRKENLLKLLENMREFQLDKVMADPDAPIPDTMRLIKDEDIERLKNVQTPEELRDVHTHFLLYYSHDLPEMQKVQRAKEKKRQIEEKKKQAREEAEKNGEDPDEAAAAVEAALPDEEEPTEVKYAVRSGPYELCRKAGLEPLVRKFGLSAEQFAENVRDNYQRHEVEQPPVPPLDAAQEYAGAGGSAGGAAEAVRRAVYMCGVQLAREPLLRATLRDALRERATLTVRPTAKGLKMIDETHCCCSLKYLKNKPVRDLTGDQFLKLSMAAEDKLLEIRISENIEGNTSPSYLEELKQLYQKDEFAATVQAWNDLRAEAVTLALTKIVMPELRRELHAQLLQESKDYVLKCCRRRLYDWLKVAPYESRISEDDDDEWDASNGVRVVSVAYVPERSQCAFACAVVGGGEVADHLRLPHLLCRRTAWDPLERRNKEADLTALRKFILRKKPHVIVIGGESREALNIKADVSECIQQLIEDEQFPRIPIEIADNHVSKIYSNSIRGRNDFREYPDVLRQAICQARLLQDPLMEISQLCGPDEEILCLRYHPLQDQLNKEDLLEGIELEFVNRVNEVGVDVNEAVLTGRGTELLQFVCGLGPRKAQALIKLFKQTNQKLENRTQLVTVCHMGPKVFINCSGFIKIDTNSLGDSTEAYIEVLDGSRVHPETYEWARKMAVDALEYEDEDANPAGALEEILEAPERLKDLDLDAFAEELERQGFGNKSITLYDIRAELNSRYKDLRVPYRSPTPEELFDILTKESPETFYVGKMVLATVVGITHRKPQREMLDQANPVRNDETGLWECPFCHKNDFPELSEVWNHFDAGACPGQATGVRIRLDNGLSGYIHIKNLSDRHVTDPTERVRIGQTIHCRVLKIDVERFSVDCSSKSSDLLDKNNEWRPNKDPYYDQDSEEKDIRKDKESKQTKERMQYVKRVIVHPSFRNISFVEAEKLMEKMAQGEVIVRPSSKGSDHLTVTWKVAEGICQHIDVREEGKENAFSLGRSLWIQGSEFEDLDEIIARYVTPMAGHARDLIAYKYYKPLGGMRDKAEELLKEEKSKNANKIHYVISAAKNHPGRFLLSYLPRNKCTHEYVSVTPDGYKFRQRMFDSLGSLLKWFKEHFRDPPPSGTPVQRTPALRTPHGGMTSTMYHTPAAHTPAFHTPAHTPGPAYINTPYTPSAQTPYMTPFATTPRQPDFLTPVVPRHKAVPAYTEPSDWQKAAEDWVRHRSRDTPSTPREGRTPRADARATPRHDARATPRHDARATPRHDARATPRHDARATPRHDARGHSSGRSSRAHSARSTPHTNTSPRSMSLGDATPLYDEN